One window from the genome of Daphnia pulex isolate KAP4 chromosome 9, ASM2113471v1 encodes:
- the LOC124203297 gene encoding mediator of RNA polymerase II transcription subunit 12-like isoform X3, protein MACLSMENRPLKKLRLGPPDVYPQDPKQKEDELTPVNVKQGFSHTPNLNQSEEYGSAKNHNFSLSKVQTFINGVLTKKQEINTLPDTGRKRQLINPKENFHNVTPKSKAFIESWFKDLAGSKPLMNLGKRVPIFNKKEEIFIQLSEYQVPMSRAIWLIKMTSAYSVAISEAKMKKRQVPDSSQEWTSTLVRFIKEQIVKLQDFYQKSTNSGGTSAAYASNATAYHNGSPLMSDEQKLALRQFNYCQQLCKVMFEEGLLECQDFLQWQLDMLEKCKTCDDGLLKFIIPLILQYVDEFTQCEILSRKLVFQVCRRISPLLSNDQISEGSVSLDVGNCGQHRSVLLQMSAIIQAVVLHCPTALVWNHSGEGKISSHLVGSPLDHLPIPPSALPMAPRFSNDHVRQMLREAENAIKQRSKAAESRWPLDKLIHHSEINCSVKKQQNQPQTGIITARVLQALEALDLHSFDRVDLTNSIDSLYVKIFPAIGGNKGNVDPATVEQIGQFAKQDEPFVRLLCQWAVSDQRYGEHRAIAAALLLEKRQMDLVALTESDAVGGEDNDTDENLAAVSAVQPVYQGFLMKFLDSEAPVLNESSSGHNNRTVFASLVHLYYELIKHDVFSHDMYMCTLISRGDLLSVTPGHSGATVAPSNSGHFAGTPSSGMSSLTGFQCMNDLRCEMDDSKIDDDLGKLLQHIKEEQQIVMDTPDSPKDESHNTLETGRGEKEGKRQSRHLLFTTHFPLPQDDSLIHDCNQRHILLYGVGKAREESRHAVKKVSKEMCRLFHKKLAIDVQTEGTNLAGGVGAFVGSSKSRKHSSRLEFNFELSMQRFLSLSYFDRHAVAAQAASTCMEMINSFTVGGAAYLPILEHISFLFDLFEVSLSISGLIDLCLQLLKELPEVELLLSQRNSVLSRNYLTNVGLYIVGVLRRFHCCLLLSPESTAAAFESLCRIVKHVTNPADCSSAERCILAYLYDLYSCCSFLKAKNGQLDSSLTSSNSSSSRGSSGVAMNTGSEVFAFSNAYPKIKQTIFAPVVSLPKSVHPLNRDFLQDYITSPRRKPEPHILRQLSDSAQLRYSFVFNVVVAVCNEADNDKLNDIALLCAELTAGCSALSAEWLGVLTSLCYSATAYIDVSTQVDVQDNSIHHNLAVLFSVLLARHCFGLQDFLLYVGVPSLVKIWNEGGRSDTDPEAEAGARLTCHLVLRLFKTSDAPHPACYSNSSHSVNASPHHTLQQTAPSSLGVKLACDRHLLAATHNSISVGPVLAVLKAILVLADRVPPEGKSSRLTGSGSNINSSNRLGVGNSSMANEVSISHILGTSWSGDLDLDFGSSNFGVGGGRNSFGGATENVPLASYARYVLRQICSQPWVHQRCLQNPEELLKLDGLLDSCLSLRQAQRLLQMISRPDSGASVVEDISNEHQDYRQVVNRVLESLDQWRLRVAWLDLQLLCQQLTSIGSGGASSTDMNQLLEAIARAVLDVFELSTTPGVKEEPDQSGGSSSLKKRTEAASATPSSSVSGSAIKSHPSLSISLIAPLVSKLPGTVQGRILKVASQVLESCNWGLVSKGKDKERNIPNPTLAFRSKSLLSYEPLLSLVMTCLKGQDEQREMFLSSLHSQLSHFNLLLKEDRLYQGEDIRARQAMLEALQLRFSLVGGLFDSILRNPMVAIDWAILLTQLVTNGVVDASNNTELFTTLQDMLATLLHSTLVTDGQSDRGEDSRKYYPILIKKLKKELAERKGSPSIQCIKQLLPLPKLTSEFVTCEPYGTLTDTKGNKISGFDSNDKKQGHRLYEKQRVSPWEILEGHKTAAPLSWAWFGAVRVERKPLRHQEVQRLLRHHTHALHKPASYYLEHPILPPEELEPPVVEKIVPKEEVCFKMEIPSSDQSPRGVTKRGQKTNQRRPRGRRGAAAAAAAAAAAATVSQPTVGGGYQSPVASGMYPPQPPPQWNNYTAPAPPASQQGTVPTPAAFFPQQTIGPRFPSERPGTQSRQALSNMLRQRHTSTQFVPGSGANPAGANPAAVPSAPPTGAGGGAMPNNPRVAPGPVAGGGANQQQFPNISMVDKQRQQQFMRQQMRQQHTGGNVFGQQGPQQAQPQQQQQQQQQQQQQQQQQQQQQQVQMAPGGFSNIHTPMNQNFGMFQSGTPGMQQLVNPQQQQAQSQPAQQQPQQQGMMGQHFPQAAGNFPMQQTQPQGNMILMQQQHQQPQGRGMNATPMRPPFMQSAGMQMNAAQPNQFVRGAMPNQQQAVRLQHQQMVAIQQQQQMQHNMGQQQQHNQHYHQPF, encoded by the exons ATGGCTTGTTTATCAATGGAAAATCGTCCTCTTAAAAAATTGAGATTAGGACCGCCCGATGTTTACCCACAGGAtcccaaacaaaaagag GATGAACTGACTCCTGTCAATGTGAAACAAGGATTTTCTCATACACCCAATCTTAATCAGTCTGAAGAGTATGGATCTGCTAAAAATCACAACTTTTCTTTATCAAAG GTCCAAACTTTTATTAATGGAGTgcttacaaaaaaacaagaaatcaacaCATTGCCTGATACTGGCCGAAAACGCCAACTCATCAATCCcaaagaaaatttccataaTGTTACTCCAAAGTCCAAGGCATTCATTGAGTCTTGGTTCAAAGACTTAGCAGGCAGCAAACCTTTGATGAATCTAGGAAAAAGA GTGCCAATATTCAAcaagaaggaagaaatatttatCCAACTAAGTGAATATCAGGTTCCTATGTCTAGAGCAATATGGTTAATCAAGATGACATCTGCGTATTCAGTGGCTATTTCTGaagccaaaatgaaaaagcgTCAAGTTCCAGATTCCTCTCAAG aGTGGACTAGTACATTGGTCCGGTTCATAAAGGAACAAATTGTGAAACTACAAGATTTCTATCAAAAATCCACAAATAGTGGAGGAACTTCTGCTGCATATGCTTCAAATGCTACTGCATATCATAATGGTAGCCCTTTGATGAGTGATGAACAGAAGCTTGCTCTTCGCCAATTTAATTATTGCCAGCAATTATGCAAAGTGATGTTTGAG GAGGGACTTCTTGAATGCCAAGATTTCTTACAATGGCAGTTGGACATgcttgaaaaatgtaaaacttgTGATGATGGTCTTCTCAAGTTTATTATTCCATTAATCTTGCAGTATGTAGATGAATTTACACAGTGTGAAATTCTGAGTCGAAAGCTTGTTTTTCAG GTGTGTAGAAGAATTTCACCGCTTCTATCGAACGATCAAATCAGCGAAGGATCAGTTTCGTTAGATGTGGGAAATTGTGGGCAGCATAGGAGTGTTCTTCTTCAAATGTCTGCCATCATTCAAGCAGTCGTTCTTCATTGTCCGACGGCGTTAGTGTGGAACCATTctggagaaggaaaaatatcatCTCATTTGGTTGGATCCCCTTTAGATCATTTGCCTATTCCTCCGTCAGCATTACCTATGGCTCCTCGTTTTTCAAACGATCAC GTCCGTCAGATGCTTCGAGAAGCTGAGAATGCCATCAAACAGCGTAGTAAGGCTGCCGAATCACGATGGCCTTTAGATAAACTGATTCATCACTCCGAAATCAATTGTAGTGTTAAA aaacaacaaaatcagcCACAGACTGGGATTATAACAGCACGAGTGCTTCAGGCTCTCGAAGCATTGGATCTTCATAGTTTCGACCGTGTAGACTTGACCAACAG TATCGATTCACTGTACGTCAAAATATTTCCGGCAATTGGGGGAAACAAAGGAAATGTTGATCCTGCAACTGTAGAGCAAATTGGCCAATTCGCCAAACAGGATGAACCGTTTGTTCGCCTGTTGTGTCAATGGGCAGTTAGTGATCAACGATATGGAGAACACCGCGCGATTGCAGCTGCTCTGCTTCTAGAAAAGAGACAAATGGATTTGGTGGCTTTAACAGAAAGTGATGCTGTTGGAGGCGAAGACAATGATACCGACGAAAATTTGGCTGCCGTTTCCGCCGTCCAACCCGTTTATCAG ggatttttaatgaaatttcttGACTCCGAAGCACCAGTGCTCAATGAATCAAGTTCCGGGCACAACAATCGAACAGTTTTTGCGTCTTTGGTTCATTTATACTATGAACTCATCAAGCATGACGTGTTCTCTCATGACATGTACATGTGTACTTTGATTTCGCGAGGTGATCTTCTCTCAGTTACACCTGGCCATAGTGGAGCTACGGTTGCTCCGTCAAATTCGGGTCATTTTGCTGGCACTCCAAGCAGCGGAATGAGTAGTTTAACGGGATTCCAATGTATGAATGATTTACGCTGTGAAATGGATGACAGTAAAATAGACGACGATCTTGGGAAGTTGTTGCAACATatcaaagaagaacaacaaattGTCATG GACACGCCTGATTCTCCCAAAGATGAAAGTCATAACACACTTGAAACTGGTcgaggagagaaagagggtAAACGTCAATCAAGACACCTCCTGTTTACCACTCATTTTCCTTTGCCTCAG GATGATAGTTTAATCCACGACTGCAATCAACGACACATTCTGCTGTACGGAGTTGGAAAAGCACGCGAAGAATCTCGCCATGCTGTTAAAAAAGTCTCAAAGGAAATGTGTCGCCTTTTTCACAAGAAGCTAGCGATTGATGTCCAAACGGAAGGGACTAATCTAGCTGGAGGAGTCGGAGCCTTTGTAGGTTCTTCGAAATCCCGAAAACACTCGTCGCGCCTCGagttcaattttgaattgagcATGCAACGCTTTCTATCGTTATCTTACTTTGATCGTCATGCCGTAGCTGCCCAAGCAGCCTCAACTTGTATGGAAATGATCAATAGCTTCACCGTTGGAGGAGCAGCGTATTTGCCTATTTTGgaacacatttcttttctcttcgatCTCTTCGAAGTTTCGCTAAGTATAAGTGGACTCATAGATCTATGTCTACAGCTCCTTAAAG AACTTCCTGAAGTTGAGCTCCTGCTGTCTCAAAGGAACTCGGTTCTTAGTCGTAACTACCTAACCAACGTAGGACTGTATATCGTTGGCGTACTTCGCCGTTTTCACTGCTGTCTACTACTCTCACCCGAGtcgactgctgctgcgttTGAATCGCTATGCCGGATTGTCAAGCACGTTACGAATCCTGCCGATTGCAGTTCGGCGGAACGCTGCATTTTAGCGTATTTGTACGACTTGTACAGTTGCTGCTCATTCCTTAAG GCCAAAAACGGTCAATTGGATTCATCTCTAACGAGTTCAAACTCATCTTCTAGTCGCGGCAGTAGTGGTGTGGCTATGAATACCGGAAGTGAAGTGTTTGCATTCTCTAACGCGTACcctaaaattaaacaaaccaTATTTGCCCCTGTCGTATCACTACCGAAATCCGTGCATCCATTGAACCGGGATTTTCTCCAGGACTACATAACTAGTCCACGCCGAAAGCCCGAGCCACACATTTTGCGTCAACTGTCGGACTCTGCACAATTGCGTTATAGCTTCGTCTTCAACGTTGTAGTAGCTGTGTGCAATGAAGCTGACAATGATAAGCTAAATGATATTGCACTTCTCTGTGCCGAATTGACCGCCGGATGTTCGGCACTGTCCGCCGAGTGGTTAGGAGTGTTGACATCTCTCTGCTATTCGGCCACGGCTTACATAGATGTCTCAACACAGGTAGATGTTCAG GATAATTCCATCCACCACAATTTAGCTGTACTGTTTTCGGTACTTTTAGCGCGTCATTGCTTTGGGCTTCAGGATTTTTTGCTATATGTTGGAGTTCCTTCGTTGGTTAAAATATGGAACGAAGGGGGCCGTTCCGATACCGATCCGGAAGCCGAAGCTGGTGCGCGTTTGACTTGCCACCTCGTGTTGAGACTGTTTAAGACGTCGGATGCTCCACATCCTGCGTGTTACAGCAATAGCAGCCACAGTGTGAATGCCTCCCCTCATCACACATTGCAACAAACCGCGCCTTCCTCTTTGGGTGTAAAACTAGCGTGTGATCGCCATCTCCTAGCGGCTACTCACAATAGCATTTCTGTCGGTCCTGTCTTAGCGGTACTCAAAGCAATTCTGGTGCTGGCAGATCGCGTTCCACCCGAAG GTAAAAGTAGCCGGCTGACAGGCAGTGGAAGCAACATCAACAGCAGTAACAGGTTAGGTGTAGGTAACAGTTCGATGGCCAACGAAGTCAGCATCTCCCACATCTTGGGAACCTCTTGGAGCGGTGATTTAGACTTGGACTTTGGTTCGAGCAATTTTGGAGTCGGAGGCGGTCGTAACAGTTTTGGTGGGGCTACCGAGAACGTGCCATTGGCTTCCTACGCCAGATATGTTTTGAGGCAAATTTGCTCTCAGCCTTGGGTTCATCAACGTTGTTTGCAAAATCCTGAAGAATTGCTGAAACTGGATGGCCTTCTCGATAGCTGCTTAAGCTTACGTCAAGCTCAGCGTCTTCTCCAGATGATAAGCCGTCCCGATTCGGGTGCCAGTGTAGTTGAGGATATCAGTAACGAACACCAAGATTATCGACAG GTCGTTAACCGTGTTTTAGAGAGTCTCGATCAATGGCGGTTACGAGTTGCTTGGTTGGACCTGCAACTGCTTTGCCAGCAATTAACTTCAATAGGCAGTGGAGGGGCATCCTCTACTGACATGAATCAATTATTGGAGGCTATCGCTCGCGCTGTTCTTGACGTGTTTGAACTGTCTACAACACCAGGTGTAAAAGAGGAGCCAGATCAGAGCGGAGGATCCAGTTCTCTGAAAAAGCGAACCGAAGCGGCATCTGCTACCCCATCCTCTTCTGTTTCCGGTTCCGCCATCAAATCGCATCCGAGTCTGTCAATTTCGTTGATTGCTCCCTTAGTGTCGAAGCTTCCAGGAACTGTTCAAGGGCGAATTCTCAAAGTGGCAAGCCAA GTACTTGAAAGCTGCAATTGGGGTCTAGTTTCCAAGGGAAAAGATAAAGAGCGCAACATTCCAAACCCCACACTAGCTTTTCGTTCCAAATCGTTGCTGTCTTACGAACCTTTGTTATCTCTGGTGATGACATGTCTTAAAGGACAAGACGAGCAACGCGagatgtttctttcttctcttcattCTCAATTGTCGCACTTCAATTTATTGCTCAAAGAGGATCGCCTCTATCAGGGTGAAGACATCCGAGCGCGACAGGCAATGCTAGAAGCATTGCAACTCCGTTTTAGTCTTGTTGGCG GTTTATTTGATTCTATTTTGCGTAATCCAATGGTAGCCATAGATTGGGCTATCCTGTTGACTCAGCTAGTGACTAACGGAGTAGTGGATGCATCCAATAATACCGAACTCTTTACGACATTGCAAGATATGTTGGCTACCTTACTGCACTCCACCCTAGTGACTGACGGCCAATCTGATCGTGGTGAAGACAGCCGTAAATACTACCCGATcctgattaaaaaattgaaaaaagaattagcTGAACGCAAAGGATCTCCATCCATTCAATGTATCAAACAACTTCTTCCCCTACCGAAGCTAACCAGTGAATTTGTGACGTGTGAACCTTATGGGACTCTAACCGATACCAAG GGAAACAAAATTAGCGGATTTGATAGCAATGACAAGAAACAAGGACACCGACTGTATGAAAAACAGCGAGTTTCTCCCTGGGAAATACTGGAAGGCCACAAAACAGCTGCTCCACTCTCTTGGGCTTGGTTTGGAGCTGTTCGTGTCGAGCGGAAACCACTTCGGCACCAAGAAGTCCAACGGCTGCTGCGTCATCATACACATGCCTTGCACAAACCTGCATCATACTATCTAGAACACCCAATCCTTCCGCCGGAAGAATTGGAACCTCCTGTAGTGGAAAAGATTGTCccgaaagaagaagtttgCTTCAAAATGGAGATACCGTCTTCTGATCAATCACCTAGAGGAGTAACGAAACGTGGACAGAAAACGAACCAACGTCGACCGCGGGGCAGAAGAGgcgctgcagctgctgcagcggcggccgccgccgctgccacAGTTTCTCAACCG ACCGTTGGAGGAGGTTATCAGAGCCCAGTTGCATCCGGAATGTATCCACCTCAACCACCTCCTCAGTGGAATAATTACACAGCGCCAGCCCCACCAGCCTCTCAACAAGGAACAGTCCCAACACCGGCTGCATTTTTCCCGCAACAAACGATCGGTCCGAGATTCCCAAGCGAAAGACCGGGCACCCAATCACGCCAGGCGTTGAGCAATATGCTTAGACAGAGGCATACAAGTACTCAGTTCGTACCCGGCTCTGGGGCCAATCCTGCTGGTGCCAATCCTGCTGCTGTACCCTCGGCTCCGCCCACTGGAGCTGGAGGAGGAGCCATGCCCAACAATCCGCGAGTCGCACCAGGTCCAgtggctggtggtggtgcaaACCAACAGCAATTTCCAAACATTTCGATGGTAGACAAACAGAGACAGCAGCAGTTCATGCGTCAGCAAATGCGACAGCAGCACACAGGAGGTAACGTCTTTGGACAGCAAGGACCGCAACAGGCACagccacaacagcagcaacaacaacaacaacaacagcagcagcagcagcaacaacaacagcaacaacaacaagtgcAAATGGCTCCTGGTGGATTTTCAAACATACACACACCCATGAATCAGAATTTCGGCATGTTCCAAAGCGGAACACCTGGTATGCAACAACTCGTCAATCCCCAACAACAGCAGGCCCAATCACAACCCgcacaacaacagccacaGCAGCAAGGAATGATGGGGCAGCATTTTCCTCAAG CAGCTGGAAATTTCCCCATGCAACAAACGCAGCCACAAGGGAATATGATCCTCATGCAACAGCAACATCAACAGCCCCAGGGGCGTGGAATGAACGCTACTCCCATGCGCCCGCCGTTTATGCAGAGCGCCGGGATGCAAATGAACGCGGCACAGCCAAACCAATTCGTTAGAGGAGCTATGCCTAATCAGCAGCAAGCTGTTCGGTTACAACACCAACAAATGGTGGCtatacaacagcaacaacaaatgcAGCACAACAtggggcagcagcaacaacataaTCAGCATTACCATCAGCccttttaa